A DNA window from Arachis hypogaea cultivar Tifrunner chromosome 18, arahy.Tifrunner.gnm2.J5K5, whole genome shotgun sequence contains the following coding sequences:
- the LOC112769719 gene encoding G-type lectin S-receptor-like serine/threonine-protein kinase At4g27290 — protein sequence MVSAGGTLAIGFCSIPESSKNRYLGIWYNKVPSRAVAWIANRNTPLNDSSGVLKVAVNGNLFLHSHNNTIIWHSITSRLAQRLVAVLLGSGNLVVKEDGSNDDDLKSFIWQSFGYPYDTLLPGMKLGSDLTTGLTRYLTSPISSDDPSEGNYTHQFDIVGYPQLCTRKRYVTHMSCLFKACAICRRIIILYVWIVKHKS from the coding sequence ATGGTTTCAGCCGGTGGAACCTTAGCAATTGGATTCTGCAGTATCCCTGAAAGTTCCAAGAACCGTTACCTCGGAATATGGTACAATAAAGTGCCGTCCAGGGCAGTAGCATGGATTGCCAATAGAAACACTCCACTTAATGACTCGTCCGGGGTCTTGAAGGTCGCTGTCAACGGAAATCTTTTTCTTCATAGTCATAACAATACCATCATTTGGCATTCCATCACATCAAGATTGGCACAGCGACTGGTTGCAGTGCTTTTGGGTTCAGGGAACCTGGTTGTGAAGGAAGATGGGAGCAATGATGATGATTTGAAGAGTTTTATTTGGCAGAGTTTTGGTTACCCTTATGACACGCTGCTGCCAGGGATGAAACTGGGAAGTGACTTAACTACAGGCCTTACAAGGTACCTAACATCACCGATTAGCTCTGATGATCCTTCTGAAGGTAACTATACTCATCAGTTTGACATTGTTGGATATCCACAATTATGCACAAGGAAGAGATATGTTACACATATGAGCTGCTTATTCAAGGCTTGTGCTATTTGCAGGAGGATCATTATTCTTTATGTGTGGATTGTTAAGCATAAGAGTTGA
- the LOC112772803 gene encoding G-type lectin S-receptor-like serine/threonine-protein kinase At4g27290, with protein MEAFSFLLLCFSLLDLTAFCVARDTITTLQSISDGDTLVSADETFALGIFSPGTSKNHYVGIWYNKDPTKAIVWVANRENPLTDSSGVLKVNNTGILVLLDSNNSLIWSSNTTRSAQNPVAKLLNSGNFVVQDDTNSDTEDFLWQSFDYPGDTILPGQKFGRNLATGLNWLITSWKSSDDPSQGSFSYQFDIDGYPQLVLREGTTKRFRFGSWNGIQFSGGPQLKNDSVFRFSMISNEQEVYYVYWLVDNSVHQRLQVTSDGFSHRTSWSGGNTGWTTVSHLPVDDCDYYGKCGAYASCDTNSFPMCNCLDGFVQKTTDSSSGCVRRTSLSCNHSDGFVKFSGLKLPDTEGTWFNRSMRLEDCRILCWNNCSCMAYAALDVSKGPNGCLLWFGNLIDMKALSASDEDIYIRMAGKDVEAIEQNRSRKSKKRKRKIIIAVSCVLSFGILILCLAFIYRWKKHLKGKIKEETESGAINSHHDEDDLELPLFDMCTITSATSNFSSDNILGTGGFGSVYKGILEDGQEIAVKRLSQNSSQGLQEFKNEVMHIAKLQHRNLVKLLGCCIQAGERMLIYEFMHNKSLDFFIFDCERGKLLDWPRRFLIINGIARGLLYLHQDSRYRIVHRDLKAGNVLLDDELNPKISDFGLARNFIGNENQAKTSHIVGTYGYLSPECIVDGIYSTKSDVYSFGVLVLEIVSGKRNRGFIHIDHNLNLLGHAWTLFTEGKCLEIVDASIKDSIDLPEVLRSIHVGLLCVQRNPEDRPSMSYVLMMLSSEWTLPQPKKPGFFIERDAVGDSSSSSNNKLLSVNNLTVTQVCPR; from the exons ATGGAAGCCTTTAGCTTTCTTCTGTTATGCTTCTCTCTGCTGGATTTAACAGCATTTTGTGTTGCAAGAGACACAATTACCACACTGCAATCTATAAGTGATGGTGACACATTAGTTTCAGCAGATGAAACCTTTGCATTGGGAATCTTCAGCCCTGGAACTTCCAAGAACCATTATGTTGGAATTTGGTATAACAAAGATCCAACAAAGGCAATAGTATGGGTTGCAAACAGAGAAAACCCCCTCACTGACTCCTCAGGGGTTTTGAAGGTCAACAACACCGGAATTCTAGTCCTTCTTGATAGTAATAATAGTCTTATTTGGTCATCCAACACCACACGATCGGCACAAAATCCAGTTGCAAAGCTTTTGAATTCTGGGAATTTTGTTGTGCAGGATGACACCAATAGTGACACGGAAGATTTTCTGTGGCAAAGTTTTGACTATCCAGGCGACACAATCTTGCCTGGACAGAAGTTCGGAAGAAACTTAGCTACAGGATTAAATTGGTTGATAACATCATGGAAAAGCTCTGATGATCCTTCTCAAGGTAGCTTTAGCTATCAATTCGACATTGATGGATATCCGCAATTAGTATTAAGAGAAGGCACAACAAAAAGATTTCGTTTTGGATCATGGAATGGTATTCAGTTTAGTGGGGGACCACAATTGAAAAATGACTCTGTATTTAGATTTAGCATGATTTCTAATGAGCAAGAGGTATATTATGTATATTGGCTTGTTGATAATTCAGTGCATCAAAGGTTGCAGGTAACATCGGACGGATTCAGCCACCGGACAAGTTGGAGTGGTGGAAATACAGGTTGGACCACAGTTTCGCACTTACCAGTGGATGACTGTGATTATTATGGAAAATGTGGAGCATATGCTAGTTGTGATACAAACAGTTTTCCCATGTGTAATTGCCTGGATGGTTTTGTACAGAAAACAACTGATTCATCAAGTGGTTGTGTTAGGAGAACTTCATTGAGTTGCAATCATTCAGATGGGTTTGTGAAGTTTTCGGGGCTAAAGTTACCAGACACTGAAGGGACATGGTTTAATAGAAGCATGAGACTTGAGGATTGTAGGATCTTGTGCTGGAACAATTGCTCTTGTATGGCTTATGCAGCTTTGGATGTCAGCAAAGGGCCAAATGGTTGTTTACTTTGGTTTGGTAATCTCATAGATATGAAAGCGTTGAGTGCATCGGATGAAGATATTTATATAAGGATGGCAGGCAAAGATGTAG AAGCTATTGAACAAAACAGATCACGGAAGTCCAAGAAACGGAAGCGAAAGATTATCATTGCCGTGAGCTGTGTGTtgtcttttggaattttgatcCTATGCTTGGCCTTCATCTAtagatggaagaagcatctgaAAG gaaagattaaagaagaaacagAATCAGGTGCAATAAATAGTCACCATGATGAGGATGATCTGGAACTGCCCTTATTTGATATGTGCACAATTACTTCTGCAACAAGTAATTTTTCAAGTGACAATATACTAGGGACAGGTGGTTTTGGATCAGTTTATAAG GGTATCTTGGAAGATGGGCAGGAAATAGCTGTCAAGCGACTTTCGCAGAATTCAAGTCAAGGACTCCAAGAGTTCAAAAATGAAGTTATGCATATTGCTAAACTTCAGCACCGAAATTTAGTGAAGCTATTAGGGTGCTGCATTCAAGCAGGCGAGAGAATGTTGATTTATGAATTTATGCACAACAAAAGCTTGGACTTCTTTATATTTG ATTGTGAGAGGGGAAAACTACTAGACTGGCCAAGGCGTTTTCTTATTATTAATGGAATTGCTAGAGGCTTGCTTTATCTTCATCAAGATTCAAGATATAGAATAGTACATAGAGATCTTAAGGCTGGGAATGTTTTGTTAGATGACGAATTGAATCCTAAAATCTCAGACTTTGGACTAGCACGAAACTTCATAGGAAATGAAAACCAAGCAAAAACAAGTCATATTGTTGGGACTTA CGGCTATCTGTCACCGGAGTGCATAGTTGACGGGATATACTCAACAAAATCTGATGTCTACAGCTTCGGAGTACTGGTGTTAGAGATAGTTAGTGGGAAGAGAAACAGAGGATTCATCCATATTGATCACAATTTGAATCTTCTTGGGCAT GCATGGACACTTTTCACAGAAGGCAAGTGCTTGGAAATAGTCGATGCATCCATCAAAGACTCCATTGATTTGCCAGAAGTCCTAAGATCAATTCATGTTGGTCTACTATGCGTGCAACGAAATCCAGAAGATCGACCAAGCATGTCGTATGTGCTTATGATGCTAAGTAGCGAATGGACATTGCCTCAGCCAAAGAAGCCCGGGTTCTTTATTGAGAGAGATGCTGTTGGTGACAGTTCCTCATCAAGCAACAATAAACTATTATCAGTTAATAATCTCACAGTCACCCAAGTCTGTCCGCGATAG